The sequence below is a genomic window from Thermomicrobiales bacterium.
GTGCGATGACGGCGACGTGCGCGCCGTCAATTGCTCAAGTATGACACCGGTTTCAGCGAACTGTCGTTCCTGTTGGGTGGTATGGAGGATTTACTATGTTGTGGGCTGTGATTCTGATTCTGGTTATTCTCTGGCTTCTGGGATTCATTGGGAGCATCGGTGGTGGACTGATCCACCTGCTGCTCGTCATTGCGCTGATTGTGCTGATCTTCCAGCTCGTGACCGGCCGCCGCGCCGTCTAGGCGCGTTCTAGCCGCCACAGACCACGAACGCC
It includes:
- a CDS encoding lmo0937 family membrane protein — protein: MLWAVILILVILWLLGFIGSIGGGLIHLLLVIALIVLIFQLVTGRRAV